The following are from one region of the Streptomyces fradiae genome:
- a CDS encoding AzlC family ABC transporter permease, with translation MAEQTATPPATAPATLGTADTKSDAAVVRDALGVGSAVGLSGFAFGVTSAGAGLSLLQTCALSLLVFTGASQFALVGALAAGGNPFTAAAGAFFLGTRNAFYGLRLSQLLALRRFARPFAAQWVIDETTAVALAQPDRRTARIGFTITGLTLYLLWNVTTLLGALGAEAIGDTDAWGLDAAGPAVFLALLAPMLKSTTERATAALAVLLGLGLLPVLPAGVPVLAAALAAPAVLFFRGFRGRSKTSKTSQRQEDAR, from the coding sequence GTGGCAGAACAGACAGCAACCCCACCAGCAACCGCACCGGCAACCCTCGGCACAGCCGACACGAAGAGCGACGCCGCCGTCGTCCGGGACGCGCTCGGGGTCGGGAGCGCGGTCGGGCTCTCCGGCTTCGCCTTCGGCGTGACCTCGGCGGGCGCCGGGCTCAGCCTGCTCCAGACCTGCGCGCTCAGCCTGCTCGTCTTCACCGGCGCCTCGCAGTTCGCGCTGGTGGGGGCGCTCGCCGCGGGCGGCAACCCGTTCACGGCCGCCGCCGGGGCCTTCTTCCTCGGCACCCGCAACGCCTTCTACGGGCTGCGCCTGTCCCAGCTGCTCGCGCTGCGCCGGTTCGCCCGCCCGTTCGCCGCGCAGTGGGTGATCGACGAGACCACGGCCGTCGCCCTCGCCCAGCCGGACCGCCGCACCGCGCGGATCGGCTTCACCATCACCGGCCTCACCCTCTACCTGCTGTGGAACGTCACCACGCTGCTCGGCGCGCTCGGCGCCGAGGCCATCGGCGACACCGACGCCTGGGGCCTGGACGCGGCCGGGCCCGCCGTCTTCCTCGCGCTGCTCGCGCCGATGCTGAAGAGCACCACCGAGCGGGCCACCGCCGCCCTCGCCGTACTCCTCGGCCTCGGACTGCTCCCGGTGCTGCCGGCCGGCGTGCCCGTGCTCGCCGCCGCGCTCGCCGCCCCCGCCGTGCTCTTCTTCCGCGGCTTCCGCGGCCGGTCGAAGACGTCGAAGACCTCGCAGCGACAGGAGGACGCCCGATGA
- a CDS encoding AzlD domain-containing protein — MNVWIAIALTAGGCYLVKLLGLLVPADTLERPLVRKLAALVPVALLAALTAQQTFSSQGALTVDARAAGLAAAAVALVLRAPFLVVVGAAVAVTAGVRALGG, encoded by the coding sequence ATGAACGTCTGGATCGCCATCGCGCTGACCGCCGGCGGCTGCTACCTGGTCAAGCTGCTCGGCCTGCTCGTGCCCGCCGACACCCTGGAGCGCCCGCTCGTCCGCAAGCTCGCCGCGCTCGTCCCGGTCGCCCTCCTCGCCGCGCTCACCGCCCAGCAGACCTTCAGCAGCCAGGGCGCGCTGACCGTCGACGCCCGCGCCGCCGGGCTCGCCGCCGCGGCCGTCGCCCTCGTCCTGCGCGCGCCCTTCCTGGTGGTCGTCGGCGCGGCCGTCGCGGTCACGGCCGGCGTCCGGGCCCTCGGCGGCTGA
- a CDS encoding DUF3046 domain-containing protein, with product MRLTIFWERMTEHFGSSYVESFARDHVMAELGGRTVHQALDAGWEAKDVWRAVCAAVGVPAENR from the coding sequence ATGCGGTTGACGATTTTCTGGGAACGGATGACCGAACACTTCGGTTCGTCCTATGTGGAGTCCTTCGCCCGGGACCACGTGATGGCGGAGCTGGGCGGACGCACCGTGCACCAGGCGCTCGACGCGGGCTGGGAGGCCAAGGACGTCTGGCGGGCGGTCTGCGCGGCCGTCGGCGTGCCCGCCGAGAACAGATGA
- a CDS encoding AI-2E family transporter — MPRWLPRALVLALALYACFQLGSWAFHQLVGLLVNVLLAFFLALAIEPAVGRMAARGMRRGLATFIVFFGVLVFGVGFVVLLGSMLAGQIVDMVENFPKYLDSLINWANQHFHTELSRLEVQDSVLRSGWLQKYVQNSASGVLDVSATLLGGLFKLLTIFLFAFYFAADGPRLRRALCSVLPPAKQTEVLRAWEIAVDKTGGYLYSRGLMALISGVAHFVLFEILGVPYAPALAVWVGLVSQFIPTIGTYLAGALPMLIAFTVDPWYALWVLVFVVVYQQFENYMLQPKLTSKTVDIHPAVAFGSVIAGTALLGAVGALIAIPAVATLQAFLGAYVKRYDVTDDPRVHGHRRYGEAVVARLQKALHAKKEQPGRDAGPEPDGATAGEGAQK, encoded by the coding sequence ATGCCGCGCTGGCTGCCCCGCGCCCTGGTCCTCGCGCTCGCCCTCTACGCCTGCTTCCAGCTCGGCAGCTGGGCCTTCCACCAGCTCGTCGGGCTGCTCGTCAACGTCCTGCTCGCCTTCTTCCTGGCACTCGCCATCGAACCGGCGGTCGGACGGATGGCGGCGCGCGGGATGCGCCGGGGGCTCGCCACCTTCATCGTCTTCTTCGGCGTCCTGGTCTTCGGCGTCGGCTTCGTCGTGCTCCTCGGCTCGATGCTCGCCGGCCAGATCGTCGACATGGTCGAGAACTTCCCCAAGTACCTCGACTCGCTGATCAACTGGGCCAACCAGCACTTCCACACCGAGCTGTCCCGGCTCGAGGTGCAGGACAGCGTGCTGCGCTCCGGCTGGCTGCAGAAGTACGTGCAGAACAGCGCCTCCGGTGTGCTCGACGTCTCCGCGACGCTCCTCGGCGGGCTCTTCAAGCTGCTGACGATCTTCCTCTTCGCCTTCTACTTCGCCGCCGACGGGCCCCGGCTGCGCCGCGCCCTGTGCTCGGTGCTCCCGCCGGCCAAGCAGACCGAGGTGCTGCGCGCCTGGGAGATCGCCGTCGACAAGACCGGCGGCTATCTCTACTCGCGCGGACTGATGGCGCTGATCTCCGGTGTCGCGCACTTCGTGCTCTTCGAGATCCTGGGCGTGCCCTACGCGCCCGCGCTCGCCGTCTGGGTGGGTCTCGTCTCGCAGTTCATCCCGACCATCGGCACCTATCTGGCGGGCGCCCTGCCGATGCTGATCGCCTTCACCGTGGACCCCTGGTACGCGCTGTGGGTGCTGGTCTTCGTCGTGGTCTACCAGCAGTTCGAGAACTACATGCTGCAGCCCAAGCTGACCTCGAAGACCGTGGACATCCATCCGGCCGTGGCCTTCGGCTCGGTGATCGCGGGCACCGCGCTGCTCGGCGCGGTCGGCGCGCTGATCGCCATCCCCGCCGTCGCCACCCTGCAGGCCTTCCTCGGCGCCTATGTGAAGCGGTACGACGTCACCGACGACCCCCGCGTCCACGGCCACCGGCGCTACGGCGAGGCGGTCGTCGCCCGGCTCCAGAAGGCGCTGCACGCCAAGAAGGAGCAGCCGGGACGGGACGCCGGGCCGGAACCGGACGGCGCCACCGCGGGCGAAGGCGCTCAGAAGTAG
- a CDS encoding cytochrome d ubiquinol oxidase subunit II: protein MDTLALALLALFTAGWFVLGGADIGTGMLTPYLGRDARERRLVIASFAPFFLANEVWLVALAGVLAGCFPELEGRLLTGQLPVLVVLLAALVVRDLGLWTRQRGPGPRWRALCDGAVTAGSWGLALATGWLLAALLTGRPYEPAGGPVAVLTALAVAALLAAHGLGFAALRLTGVPYERARRLVGRAGGPWHPFALTAVLLGGLPLAAGSVLAPGSHAAGPATLRLLVPVLLAVTVPMLGVQVWIRRLFGDRVTGPSYF from the coding sequence GTGGACACCCTCGCCCTCGCCCTGCTCGCCCTCTTCACCGCCGGCTGGTTCGTGCTGGGCGGCGCGGACATCGGCACCGGCATGCTCACCCCGTACCTGGGCCGCGACGCCCGCGAACGGCGGCTCGTGATCGCCTCCTTCGCGCCGTTCTTCCTGGCGAACGAGGTGTGGCTGGTCGCCCTCGCGGGCGTCCTCGCCGGCTGCTTCCCGGAGCTGGAAGGCCGGCTGCTCACCGGTCAGCTCCCGGTGCTCGTCGTGCTGCTCGCCGCCCTGGTCGTACGGGACCTGGGCCTGTGGACCCGGCAGCGCGGCCCCGGCCCGCGCTGGCGGGCGCTGTGTGACGGCGCCGTGACCGCCGGCAGCTGGGGCCTGGCGCTCGCCACCGGCTGGCTGCTCGCGGCGCTCCTCACCGGCCGCCCGTACGAGCCGGCCGGCGGGCCCGTCGCCGTGCTCACCGCCCTCGCGGTGGCCGCGCTGCTCGCCGCGCACGGCCTCGGCTTCGCCGCCCTGCGCCTGACGGGAGTGCCGTACGAGCGGGCCCGGCGGCTCGTCGGGCGGGCGGGCGGGCCCTGGCACCCCTTCGCGCTCACGGCGGTGCTGCTCGGCGGGCTGCCGCTCGCGGCCGGGAGCGTCCTGGCCCCGGGCTCCCACGCCGCCGGCCCGGCCACCCTGCGGCTGCTCGTCCCGGTGCTGCTCGCCGTCACCGTGCCGATGCTGGGCGTCCAGGTCTGGATCCGGCGCCTCTTCGGGGACCGGGTGACCGGCCCGTCCTACTTCTGA
- a CDS encoding cytochrome ubiquinol oxidase subunit I: MDPDVLDLARLQFALTAGGHFLFVALTLGLATVVAVLQTRATFSGRPLDARLVRFWGQLYVINYAVGIVTGIVMEFQFGMSWSGLTHYAGNVFGASLAVETIVAFFVESTFLGLWIFGWHRLNRWVHLAAIWIVALTAYLSAYWILVSNGFLNHPVGHRTEDGILVLDDPVAVLTNPSALLAFGHVVAGALLTAGFFMAGVSAYHLFRRSPEWEFFGRSLRIGVFLSFPALMVTAVFGGLQLSALSTFQPMKSAVFGQRTAEIARLQADLVARFGPGDYVPSVGLTRGAGLIMLICFALMMYFSFAGLILACFRRAVFRFRLWHLALMAAVPLPYVAMISGWVFREAGRQPWVVYGLLKTEDAVSGLSPGAMRLSLAVFTTLFGLLAVLNAWLLARHARRGPVEGGLGHDERAGGDAPDPADALPAARY, translated from the coding sequence GTGGATCCCGACGTACTCGATCTCGCGCGGCTGCAGTTCGCCCTCACCGCGGGCGGACACTTCCTCTTCGTCGCCCTCACCCTGGGCCTCGCGACGGTCGTCGCCGTGCTGCAGACCCGGGCGACCTTCTCCGGCAGGCCGCTGGACGCGCGTCTGGTGCGCTTCTGGGGCCAGCTGTACGTGATCAACTACGCGGTCGGGATCGTCACCGGCATCGTGATGGAGTTCCAGTTCGGCATGAGCTGGAGCGGGCTCACCCACTACGCGGGGAACGTCTTCGGCGCCTCGCTCGCCGTCGAGACGATCGTGGCCTTCTTCGTCGAGTCGACCTTCCTCGGCCTGTGGATCTTCGGCTGGCACCGGCTCAACCGCTGGGTGCACCTGGCCGCGATCTGGATCGTGGCGCTCACCGCGTATCTCTCCGCCTACTGGATCCTGGTCTCCAACGGCTTCCTCAACCACCCCGTCGGCCACCGCACGGAGGACGGGATCCTGGTCCTGGACGACCCGGTGGCGGTGCTCACCAACCCGTCCGCGCTGCTCGCCTTCGGGCACGTGGTGGCCGGGGCGCTGCTCACGGCGGGCTTCTTCATGGCGGGCGTGAGCGCCTACCACCTGTTCCGGCGCTCCCCGGAGTGGGAGTTCTTCGGGCGCAGCCTGCGCATCGGGGTGTTCCTGTCGTTCCCGGCGCTGATGGTGACGGCCGTCTTCGGCGGACTGCAGCTCTCCGCGCTCAGCACCTTCCAGCCGATGAAGTCGGCGGTGTTCGGGCAGCGGACCGCGGAGATCGCGCGCCTCCAGGCGGATCTGGTCGCCCGCTTCGGCCCCGGGGACTACGTCCCCTCGGTCGGCCTGACCCGCGGTGCGGGGCTGATCATGCTCATCTGCTTCGCGCTGATGATGTATTTCAGCTTCGCGGGTTTGATCCTCGCCTGCTTCAGAAGAGCCGTCTTCCGCTTCCGGCTCTGGCACCTGGCCCTGATGGCCGCGGTGCCGCTGCCGTATGTCGCCATGATCAGCGGCTGGGTGTTCCGCGAGGCGGGCCGCCAGCCCTGGGTGGTGTACGGCCTGCTGAAGACCGAGGACGCGGTCTCCGGCCTCTCCCCCGGCGCGATGCGCCTCTCGCTCGCCGTGTTCACCACGCTCTTCGGGCTGCTTGCCGTCCTCAACGCCTGGCTGCTCGCCCGGCACGCCCGGCGCGGCCCCGTCGAGGGCGGGCTCGGCCACGACGAGCGGGCCGGCGGCGACGCGCCGGACCCCGCCGACGCGCTGCCCGCCGCCCGCTACTGA
- a CDS encoding response regulator has protein sequence MIRVVLADDQTLVRAGFRSILADEDDIEVVGEAADGERAVALARELRPDVVLMDVRMPVLDGLEATRRITEEPALEGVRVVILTTFDVDDYVYGALRAGASGFLVKDTEPEELLHGVRVVARGDALIAPAVTRRLIAEFAGRAPRPDPSPRLNALTEREREVMGLVGAGLSNDEIARRLVLSPATAKTHVSRIMTKLDARDRAQLVILAYESGMITPGWLA, from the coding sequence ATGATCCGCGTCGTGCTCGCCGACGACCAGACCCTGGTCCGGGCCGGCTTCCGGTCGATCCTGGCCGACGAGGACGACATCGAGGTGGTCGGGGAGGCCGCCGACGGCGAGCGGGCGGTGGCGCTCGCCCGCGAGCTGCGCCCGGACGTGGTCCTGATGGACGTCCGGATGCCGGTCCTGGACGGCCTGGAGGCCACCCGCCGGATCACGGAGGAACCGGCCCTCGAAGGGGTGCGGGTGGTCATCCTCACCACCTTCGACGTCGACGACTACGTGTACGGGGCGCTGCGCGCCGGCGCGAGCGGCTTCCTGGTGAAGGACACCGAGCCGGAGGAGCTGCTGCACGGGGTCCGGGTGGTGGCGCGCGGCGACGCCCTGATCGCCCCCGCGGTGACCCGCCGGCTGATCGCCGAGTTCGCGGGCCGCGCGCCCCGCCCGGACCCGAGCCCCCGGCTCAACGCGCTGACCGAGCGGGAGCGGGAGGTCATGGGCCTGGTCGGGGCGGGCCTGTCCAACGACGAGATCGCCCGGCGGCTCGTGCTCTCCCCGGCGACCGCCAAGACCCATGTCAGCCGGATCATGACCAAGCTGGACGCGCGGGACCGGGCGCAGCTGGTGATCCTGGCGTACGAGTCGGGGATGATCACCCCCGGCTGGCTGGCCTGA
- a CDS encoding sensor histidine kinase yields MPLSLRSRDLRDALVALVVFLVTAVWTLVVARYEPEPAGRTALGWALILTGCGALVLRRRQPVAVAVVTLLACAVYYPLSAQDGPLLIAFAVALYTTAAEGRFAAAVALAAVTLLAVGLGEIRQRPGHRQIDDTSLAMMAGWLISLVAVGRAQRNRVAYLREVEQRALAAEREQEARARQSATEERLRIAREVHDILGHSISLINVQSGAALHRLGKKPAAAQGLAAAEEALRAVRDTSKEALRELRATLGVLRGAGEAAPTAPASGLALLPELVERAASAGLEVRTRVGGTPVPLPPPLDLAAYRIVQESLTNVTRHAAARSVLVALDWGPDALRLRVEDDGGGAPDDRPAGSGIRGMAERARAFGGELTARNIPGGFRVDARLPFPPSAPTSASAPAPEIAPEGDSA; encoded by the coding sequence ATGCCCCTCAGCCTCCGGTCGCGCGACCTCCGCGACGCGCTCGTGGCGCTGGTCGTGTTCCTCGTCACGGCGGTCTGGACCCTGGTCGTGGCGCGCTACGAGCCGGAGCCGGCCGGGCGCACCGCGCTCGGCTGGGCGCTGATCCTGACCGGCTGCGGCGCCCTCGTCCTGCGCCGCCGGCAGCCCGTGGCGGTCGCCGTGGTCACGCTCCTCGCGTGCGCCGTCTACTACCCGCTGTCCGCCCAGGACGGCCCGCTCCTCATCGCCTTCGCGGTCGCGCTCTACACCACCGCGGCCGAGGGCCGGTTCGCCGCCGCCGTCGCACTGGCGGCCGTCACGCTGCTCGCGGTCGGCCTCGGCGAGATCCGGCAGCGGCCGGGGCACCGGCAGATCGACGACACCTCGCTCGCGATGATGGCCGGCTGGCTGATCAGCCTGGTCGCGGTCGGCCGCGCCCAGCGCAACCGGGTCGCCTATCTGCGCGAGGTGGAGCAGCGCGCCCTCGCCGCCGAGCGGGAGCAGGAGGCCCGGGCCAGGCAGAGCGCCACCGAGGAGCGGCTGCGGATCGCCCGGGAGGTGCACGACATCCTCGGCCACAGCATCTCGCTGATCAACGTGCAGTCCGGCGCCGCGCTGCACCGGCTCGGCAAGAAGCCCGCCGCCGCGCAGGGCCTGGCCGCCGCCGAGGAGGCGCTGCGGGCCGTACGGGACACCAGCAAGGAGGCGCTGCGCGAGCTGCGCGCCACCCTCGGGGTGCTGCGCGGGGCCGGCGAGGCGGCGCCGACCGCCCCGGCCTCCGGGCTCGCGCTGCTGCCGGAGCTGGTGGAGCGGGCGGCGAGCGCCGGTCTGGAGGTGCGCACCCGGGTCGGCGGGACGCCGGTGCCGCTGCCGCCGCCGCTCGACCTCGCCGCGTACCGGATCGTGCAGGAGTCGCTGACCAACGTCACGCGGCACGCGGCGGCCCGCTCGGTGCTCGTGGCGCTCGACTGGGGCCCGGACGCGCTGCGGCTGCGCGTCGAGGACGACGGCGGGGGCGCGCCCGATGACCGGCCGGCGGGCAGCGGCATCCGGGGCATGGCCGAGCGGGCCCGCGCCTTCGGCGGCGAGCTGACGGCCCGTAACATTCCCGGCGGCTTCCGGGTCGACGCCCGGCTCCCGTTCCCGCCGTCCGCGCCCACATCCGCGTCCGCGCCCGCGCCCGAAATCGCTCCCGAGGGGGACTCCGCATGA
- the recA gene encoding recombinase RecA, with the protein MAGTDREKALDAALAQIERQFGKGAVMRMGERSKEPIEVIPTGSTALDVALGVGGLPRGRVVEIYGPESSGKTTLTLHAVANAQKAGGQVAFVDAEHALDPEYARKLGVDVDNLILSQPDNGEQALEIVDMLVRSGALDLIVIDSVAALVPRAEIEGEMGDSHVGLQARLMSQALRKITSALNQSKTTAIFINQLREKIGVMFGSPETTTGGRALKFYASVRLDIRRIETLKDGTDAVGNRTRVKVVKNKVAPPFKQAEFDILYGQGISREGGLIDMGVEHGFVRKAGAWYTYEGDQLGQGKENARNFLKDNPDLANEIEKKIKEKLGVGVRPEEPSAEPGADAASGADAAGDDAKSVPAPAKAGKVTKATTAKS; encoded by the coding sequence ATGGCAGGAACCGACCGCGAGAAGGCGCTCGACGCCGCGCTCGCACAGATTGAACGGCAATTCGGCAAGGGTGCCGTCATGCGCATGGGCGAGCGCTCGAAGGAGCCGATCGAGGTCATCCCGACCGGGTCGACCGCCCTCGACGTCGCCCTCGGCGTCGGCGGCCTGCCGCGCGGCCGCGTCGTCGAGATCTACGGCCCGGAGTCCTCCGGCAAGACGACCCTGACCCTGCACGCCGTGGCCAACGCGCAGAAGGCCGGCGGCCAGGTCGCCTTCGTGGACGCCGAGCACGCCCTCGACCCCGAGTACGCCCGCAAGCTGGGCGTCGACGTCGACAACCTCATCCTGTCCCAGCCGGACAACGGTGAGCAGGCCCTCGAGATCGTCGACATGCTGGTCCGCTCCGGCGCCCTCGACCTCATCGTCATCGACTCCGTCGCCGCGCTCGTCCCGCGCGCGGAGATCGAGGGCGAGATGGGCGACTCGCACGTCGGCCTCCAGGCCCGGCTGATGAGCCAGGCCCTGCGGAAGATCACCAGCGCGCTCAACCAGTCCAAGACCACCGCGATCTTCATCAACCAGCTCCGCGAGAAGATCGGCGTCATGTTCGGCTCGCCGGAGACCACGACCGGTGGCCGCGCCCTGAAGTTCTACGCCTCGGTGCGCCTCGACATCCGCCGCATCGAGACCCTCAAGGACGGCACGGACGCGGTGGGCAACCGCACCCGCGTCAAGGTCGTCAAGAACAAGGTCGCGCCCCCCTTCAAGCAGGCCGAGTTCGACATCCTCTACGGCCAGGGCATCAGCCGCGAGGGCGGCCTGATCGACATGGGCGTGGAGCACGGCTTCGTGCGCAAGGCCGGTGCCTGGTACACGTACGAGGGCGACCAGCTGGGCCAGGGCAAGGAGAACGCCCGCAACTTCCTGAAGGACAACCCCGACCTCGCCAACGAGATCGAGAAGAAGATCAAGGAGAAGCTGGGCGTCGGCGTGCGGCCCGAGGAGCCCTCGGCCGAGCCGGGCGCGGACGCGGCGAGCGGCGCGGACGCGGCGGGCGACGACGCCAAGTCCGTCCCGGCGCCGGCCAAGGCCGGCAAGGTGACCAAGGCCACCACGGCCAAGAGCTGA
- the recX gene encoding recombination regulator RecX, translating into MTGRTEWPDDSPDSSRAEKELSSQDPAERARAICLRLLTGTPRTRKQLADALRKREIPDEIADEVLSRFEDVGLIDDAAFAGAWVESRHHGRGLARRALARELRTKGVDPTLIQEAVEQLDSDQEETRARELVDRKLRATRGLERDRRLRRLAGMLARKGYPEGMALRVVRQALEAEGEDTDGLDEPF; encoded by the coding sequence GTGACCGGCCGCACCGAATGGCCGGACGACAGCCCCGACTCGTCGAGGGCCGAGAAGGAGCTGTCGTCCCAGGATCCGGCTGAGCGGGCGCGGGCGATCTGCCTGCGCCTGCTCACCGGAACCCCCCGCACGCGCAAGCAGCTGGCCGACGCCCTGCGCAAGCGGGAGATCCCCGACGAGATCGCCGACGAGGTGCTCTCCCGCTTCGAGGACGTCGGACTCATCGACGACGCCGCCTTCGCCGGGGCCTGGGTCGAGTCCCGGCACCACGGCCGGGGCCTCGCCCGCCGCGCGCTCGCCCGGGAGCTGCGCACCAAGGGCGTCGACCCCACCCTGATCCAGGAGGCGGTCGAGCAGCTCGACTCAGACCAGGAGGAGACCCGCGCCCGTGAGCTGGTCGACCGCAAGCTCCGGGCCACCCGAGGCCTGGAGCGCGACCGCCGCCTCCGCCGCCTCGCCGGCATGCTCGCCCGCAAGGGCTATCCGGAGGGCATGGCCCTACGGGTGGTCCGCCAGGCTCTGGAGGCGGAGGGCGAGGACACGGACGGGCTGGACGAGCCCTTCTAG
- a CDS encoding FAD-dependent monooxygenase — translation MDPVIIVGAGPVGLALSLALAAQDVPSVVLDESAGKEEPRPARTVVLRADMAALLERLGCATLRDEGVRWVGWRSMRRRQQTRHVRLDLGLGAGAGDGDTEDLAGEPAGPAAPLHVTQHALARGLRDAIARQDLITLVAESRVDTIEQDAHGVSAHTRGPDGTWWRGSHLVGCDGARSTVRKLLGIRFPGRTAVERHAVAALRTELPWAGEALLHRQPPWRGAGDEISARPLPDGLWRIDWLLPPRGELVTPDALVTRIRDTLAGWCEGVTPPYDLIDTGVYTVHHRLARRWRVDRVLLAGDAAHLLGAVGTQGLDEGLRDVDNLAWKLAYSWHHRDVSPVLLDSYQSERRAAVAGLLRAADQALPVLRGGGGLRTILPGGGRSHDVLLTDGHLGRGPLGALPAYPHSPLAPEPAEGRIPVGTPDGGPVEDVRVTAPDGTTVRLRDRLGQGRLLVLLVAPGTGVWDRRHWVSAGVMPRLAEAVDTLPAPAELLVTESYPGAPAHAVLLVRPDGHLAAAFAGVRPEELHAAADAVRGGSAPSEEEPVLGDPAMEAGRPA, via the coding sequence GTGGACCCGGTGATCATCGTGGGCGCGGGGCCCGTCGGCCTCGCGCTCTCCCTCGCCCTGGCCGCCCAGGACGTGCCCAGCGTCGTCCTCGACGAGAGCGCCGGCAAGGAGGAGCCGCGGCCCGCCCGCACCGTGGTGCTCCGCGCCGACATGGCCGCCCTCCTCGAACGCCTCGGCTGCGCCACCCTGCGTGACGAAGGGGTGCGCTGGGTCGGCTGGCGCTCGATGCGCCGCCGTCAGCAGACCCGGCACGTCCGGCTCGACCTGGGCCTGGGCGCGGGCGCCGGCGACGGCGATACGGAGGACCTGGCCGGGGAGCCCGCGGGACCCGCCGCCCCGCTGCACGTCACCCAGCACGCCCTGGCCCGCGGGCTGCGCGACGCCATCGCCCGCCAGGACCTGATCACCCTGGTCGCCGAGTCCCGGGTCGACACGATCGAGCAGGACGCGCACGGCGTCAGCGCCCACACCCGCGGCCCGGACGGCACCTGGTGGCGCGGCAGCCATCTGGTCGGCTGCGACGGCGCCCGTTCCACCGTGCGCAAGCTGCTCGGCATCCGCTTTCCCGGACGGACCGCCGTCGAACGGCACGCGGTCGCCGCGCTGCGCACCGAACTCCCCTGGGCCGGCGAGGCCCTGCTGCACCGTCAGCCGCCGTGGCGGGGCGCCGGCGACGAGATCAGCGCCCGGCCGCTGCCCGACGGGCTGTGGCGGATCGACTGGCTGCTGCCGCCGCGCGGCGAACTGGTCACCCCCGACGCGCTCGTCACCCGCATCCGGGACACCCTGGCCGGCTGGTGCGAGGGCGTCACCCCGCCGTACGACCTGATCGACACCGGCGTCTACACCGTGCACCACCGGCTCGCCCGGCGCTGGCGGGTGGACCGGGTGCTGCTCGCCGGCGACGCGGCGCACCTGCTCGGTGCGGTCGGCACCCAGGGCCTCGACGAGGGGCTGCGGGACGTCGACAACCTGGCCTGGAAGCTCGCGTACAGCTGGCACCACCGGGACGTCTCGCCGGTGCTGCTCGACAGCTACCAGAGCGAGCGCCGGGCCGCCGTCGCCGGGCTGCTGCGCGCGGCCGACCAGGCCCTTCCGGTGCTGCGCGGCGGCGGGGGGCTGCGCACGATCCTGCCCGGCGGCGGCCGGAGCCACGACGTCCTGCTCACCGACGGGCATCTGGGCCGCGGCCCGCTGGGCGCGCTGCCCGCCTATCCGCACTCGCCGCTTGCGCCCGAACCGGCCGAGGGCCGGATCCCGGTGGGCACCCCGGACGGCGGTCCGGTCGAGGACGTCCGGGTGACCGCGCCCGACGGCACGACGGTACGGCTCCGCGACCGCCTCGGGCAGGGCCGGCTCCTGGTGCTCCTGGTCGCCCCGGGCACCGGGGTGTGGGACCGGCGGCACTGGGTGAGCGCGGGCGTGATGCCCCGGCTCGCCGAGGCCGTGGACACCCTCCCGGCCCCGGCCGAGCTCCTGGTCACCGAGTCCTACCCCGGCGCCCCCGCCCACGCGGTCCTCCTGGTCCGCCCGGACGGCCACCTGGCCGCCGCTTTCGCCGGGGTGCGCCCGGAGGAGCTGCACGCGGCGGCCGACGCGGTACGGGGCGGCAGCGCGCCCTCCGAGGAGGAGCCGGTCCTGGGCGACCCCGCCATGGAGGCCGGCCGTCCCGCCTGA